The following proteins come from a genomic window of Lolium rigidum isolate FL_2022 chromosome 5, APGP_CSIRO_Lrig_0.1, whole genome shotgun sequence:
- the LOC124657157 gene encoding heavy metal-associated isoprenylated plant protein 41-like has protein sequence MAALVFEAAQAISMEGKKDAKQKVKWLKHYSSAQSILIVGDGDFSFALALATAFGSGENLVATSLDSYGAMVLKHYQAVSNVIELKRLGATVLHDVNATTMKLHTSLKMKQFDRIVFNFPHAGFNGPETQLHVINSHKELVRIFFRSASELLSPDGEVHVSHKTGHPYDRWDIEQLASEYSLVMSEKVPFDKRDYPGYNQKRGDGRKCNRSFPLRNGCTFKFCVEHTEAEDASALVSLVAALAKCTH, from the exons ATGGCCGCGCTGGTGTTTGAGGCGGCGCAGGCGATCTCCATGGAGGGGAAGAAGGATGCGAAGCAGAAGGTAAAGTGGCTCAAACACTACTCCTCGGCGCAGAGCATCCTGATTGTCGGAGACGGCGACTTCTCCTTCGCTCTGGCGCTCGCCACTGCATTTGGCTCCGGCGAGAACCTCGTGGCCACCTCCCTCGACTCATACG GAGCTATGGTTCTGAAACATTACCAAGCAGTATCAAATGTGATAGAGCTGAAGAGACTGGGGGCCACAGTTTTGCATGATGTCAATGCAACCACTATGAAGCTTCATACTTCTCTGAAGATGAAACAATTCGATCGGATTGTATTTAACTTTCCTCATGCTGGGTTCAATGGACCTGAGACCCAGTTGCATGTGATCAA CTCGCACAAGGAGCTGGTGAGGATTTTCTTCCGTAGTGCAAGCGAGTTGCTATCTCCTGACGGAGAGGTCCACGTCAGCCACAAGACAGGGCACCCTTACGACAGATGGGATATCGAGCAGCTGGCCTCTGAATATTCTCTTGTTATGTCTGAGAAAGTTCCTTTTGACAAGCGAGATTACCCAGGCTACAACCAGAAGAGAGGAGATGGTCGAAAGTGCAATCGATCGTTCCCGCTGCGCAATGGCTGCACTTTCAAGTTCTGCGTTGAACATACCGAAGCTGAAGACGCTAGTGCGTTGGTTAGTCTTGTTGCTGCACTGGCCAAG TGCACGCACTGA